A region from the Vicia villosa cultivar HV-30 ecotype Madison, WI linkage group LG3, Vvil1.0, whole genome shotgun sequence genome encodes:
- the LOC131656380 gene encoding uncharacterized protein LOC131656380: MKLSTPTTSCSNVSPSTSSNTPMCSSKRTSTGCLTAIMHKILCSGNLPKDSSNQITEFDSTNSVLSAAEENYMAAAAAVTPPPPLVARLMGLESMIPYALKPGSLSRSKSLNSMDYLGESDGKVLSLNHKRVNSTLSFREPPTFRLSENDNFFVLSFENEGENAKALKSNGRKKQTGCSESKQKVAATERNELKEKKNKKENVYDERNLIEKEKTSKRVSNKLQEITNTSRQFKALSEKKSFDSEAVELLKPRNYNEAVVGEKLQKRKRIRKKRTNCCAEKKIETECIKSEDTSPVSVLEFDRKSCAAGVDSVAVGLNSRRKLTPELEKGKPVIMRSDDNLMIDEKKDKEIEKNKCEESEKKVKKMKEYVDIWGEACKLVEDELGGSKNQVDAWMKEQCADFESEIFDQMLNEVVSELVG, encoded by the exons ATGAAACTCTCAACTCCAACTACATCTTGTTCAAATGTATCTCCCTCAACTTCATCCAACACACCAATGTGTAGCTCCAAAAGGACCTCTACAGGTTGTCTCACAGCCATCATGCACAAGATTCTCTGTTCTGGAAATCTTCCGAAAGATTCGTCGAATCAAATTACAGAATTTGATTCAACAAACTCCGTTCTGAGTGCTGCTGAGGAGAATTATATGGCTGCTGCTGCTGCTGTTACTCCTCCTCCTCCATTAGTGGCAAGGTTGATGGGTTTGGAATCAATGATACCTTACGCGTTGAAACCGGGTTCACTTTCGCGTAGCAAATCGTTGAACTCTATGGACTATTTGGGAGAAAGTGATGGAAAAGTTCTGAGTCTAAATCACAAGAGGGTTAACTCAACACTGTCATTTAGGGAACCTCCGACTTTTCGATTAAGTGAAAATGATAACTTTTTTGTGCTTAGCTTTGAAAATGAAGGTGAGAATGCTAAAGCATTGAAATCCAATGGGAGAAAAAAGCAAACGGGTTGTTCGGAATCGAAGCAGAAAGTGGCAGCAACAGAGAGAAATGAactgaaggagaagaagaacaagaaggaaAATGTTTATGATGAGAGGAATTTGATTGAGAAAGAGAAAACGAGCAAAAGGGTGTCGAATAAACTTCAAGAAATCACTAACACTTCGCGTCAGTTCAAGGCTTTGTCCGAAAAGAAGAGTTTTGATTCAGAAGCAGTTGAATTGTTGAAGCCGAGGAACTATAACGAAGCCGTGGTTGGCGAGAAGTtgcagaagaggaagaggattaGGAAGAAGAGAACAAATTGTTGTGCAGAAAAGAAGATAGAAACTGAATGCATTAAATCAGAAGATACGAGTCCTGTTTCTGTTCTTGAATTCGACCGCAAATCTTGCGCAGCAG GCGTAGATTCTGTTGCGGTTGGTTTGAATTCGAGAAGAAAGTTAACACCAGAGCTTGAAAAGGGGAAGCCTGTTATTATGCGTTCCGATGATAATTTGATGATTGATGAGAAGAAAGATAAGGAAATTGAGAAGAACAAATGTGAAGAATCAgagaagaaagtgaagaagatgaaggagtatGTAGATATTTGGGGTGAAGCATGCAAGCTAGTTGAAGATGAATTGGGTGGTTCGAAGAATCAAGTTGATGCATGGATGAAAGAACAATGTGCTGATTTTGAGTCAGAAATttttgatcaaatgttgaatgaaGTGGTAAGTGAACTTGTTGGGTAA
- the LOC131658612 gene encoding uncharacterized protein LOC131658612, with product MARKIASIIGTFEEMDTREACKNGRFLRIKVMVDLKSPLKRGIVVKFKEKNLRVHFKYERLPTFCFVCGRIGHQLKDCESLEELTEEGFEELEEQDLSYGQWLRASPLPKMSEQVRKKESSSGTCSKNLFNAPSSRSRCDPKEKGLMEENEVQQVHEGGDPRVLVSENSKAKLDGLDIETVAESLGAVDLSVAEPVETMKR from the coding sequence ATGGCTAGGAAGATTGCGTCTATTATCGGTACTTTCGAAGAGATggatacaagagaagcatgtaagAATGGGCGCTTTCTGAGAATCAAGGTTATGGTGGACCTAAAATCTCCACTGAAGAGAGGAATAGTGGTAAAATTCAAAGAGAAGAACCTGCGGGTGCATTTCAAATATGAGAGGTTACCGACTTTTTGTTTCGTCTGTGGGAGGATCGGGCACCAACTGAAAGACTGTGAGTCCCTTGAAGAGCTAACTGAAGAAGGTTTTGAGGAGCTGGAGGAACAGGATTTATCCTATGGGCAATGGTTAAGAGCTTCACCGTTACCCAAGATGAGTGAGCAAGTTAGGAAGAAGGAGTCCAGTTCTGGTACGTGTAGTAAGAACTTGTTCAATGCCCCTTCTAGTCGGAGTAGATGTGATCCGAAGGAGAAAGGCTTGATGGAGGAAAATGAAGTGCAACAAGTTCATGAGGGTGGAGATCCAAGGGTGCTTGTTTCAGAAAACTCAAAGGCAAAACTAGATGGGTTAGACATTGAGACAGTAGCTGAATCTTTGGGCGCTGTGGATCTGTCCGTAGCAGAACCGGTGGAAACCATGAAGAGGTAG